A section of the Diabrotica virgifera virgifera chromosome 8, PGI_DIABVI_V3a genome encodes:
- the LOC126889737 gene encoding uncharacterized protein LOC126889737, with translation MGRTYKRQLGSGTYGNFNEEHVNQALQDVLENGLSLRKAAKKYKLSYGTLNNKYHGRKIKKIGGQSVFTYEEEVAIINSILTCADWGYPLSAMDLRMFVKSFSALNQQDRGRFSK, from the coding sequence ATGGGAAGAACGTACAAAAGGCAATTAGGCAGTGGAACGTATGGCAATTTTAATGAAGAACATGTTAATCAGGCGTTGCAAGATGTATTGGAAAATGGATTATCGCTAAGAAAAGCCgcaaaaaaatacaaattgtCCTACGGGACTTTGAATAACAAATACCATGGAAGGAAGATTAAGAAAATAGGTGGACAATCTGTATTCACATATGAAGAAGAAGTAGCCATTATAAATAGCATTTTAACGTGTGCAGATTGGGGATATCCTCTAAGTGCAATGGATTTGAGAATGTTCGTCAAAAGTTTTTCGGCCTTAAATCAGCAGGATCGAGGAAGATTTTCAAAGTAA